Part of the Bacteriovorax stolpii genome, TTTTCTCTTCACTGAACTTTGATTTTTTCATTTTTTATCCCTCTACATGTTAAAGTTTAACAGAGTGTGAGGTTTTGAATAGTCCAGTTTTTTGGGGTCAGGTCAACCTTCAGACCCTGTAAGATATGGTCTATTCATTGGTGGAGAGGATAAAGATATCGGCGCAGGGATTATTTGCCTAAAAGGTGTTAGTGTTGATGAAGCTCAAATGATGCTTAACAGGCTTGGTATTGAGCTTAGAGATTTAAATTAAAAAGTTGCATTATTTTGCAACATTAATACTGATCCAAAATTCATCGGGTACCAGGAGAAGATAACAATAGCACTTTATTGGGAATAGATAAAGATCAAGACGGAGTTAGAGATGATATCCAACAATGGACTAAATTTGAATCAGCAATATATAAAATTTGCAAGTATCGTGTTATGCGTTTTTTGAATGTCTCTTGAATTTTCATCTGTCGGTTGTAATTTGCCAATTAAGACTTTTCCTTTTTCAGTAAGTGGGAGTAAAAGCTCCTCACTATAAGCCTTAATCAAAGGGGGAGATTTTGATCAAAAAAAAAGCCCCTGTATCCGGAGCTTTTTTATAAAACGTTTTAGTCGTAAGATTTTTTTGCTTTCTCTTTTTTTCTATCCTGTTTTTCTTTTGTTGTAAGTTTTACTTTATCCTTGTCTTTGGATTTTTCCTTACCTTTGTCCTGTCCTTTGGCCATAACGATCTCCTGGTGGATATTTAGAGTGAAGAAATAGTGGCAGCCTCACCAGCTGCAACTTTAAAGTTAACTTGAGCTAATTAATAACGGCTTTTTGGTGCCATTGGCTTGGCCTCTGAAACGTTCATTGCGCGTCCACCAAACTCAGTTCCGTTTAGTGCATTGATCGCACGGTCTGCTTCGATTGCTGATGACATTTCAACAAAGGCAAAACCCTTTGAACGATTTGTATCGCGATCGATAATAACTTTTGATGATTGAACAGTTCCAAACTCTGCAAATTTTTCAGAAAGTGCAGAATCATCAATTGAGTAACCTAGGTTACCGACATAAATTTTTTGTGACATAAATACTCCAAATAAGCTTTCATCACTACAATGAGTGATAAAAAATGTTAATTTTGATTTTGAGTTTATGATCAGAGGTGAGTTCTAATTATAAAACAAATTCTTTAAGAAAATCTGTTTTAATAATTTCAAACGAATGACAAGACTAGATCAGATGTATTCACTCTACGCTTTGTTGAGATTAAAAGCAAGTTTATAAAGAGTAGGCAGGAATTACGGGGAGTTGACTGGTCTGGAACTGTATCCAGGACAAAAAGTACTCTCATTTTTAGATGAGGCCTTAAGACGTTCTGGAGTGATGTTAAATTGATGGACACTACCATCTTCTCAATCTTGCCTCATAATATTGTATCTTCCGAGCGTTCAGGTCATGAGCAAGTGTCTAAAATGTGTACCTAGAGAATGAAATTCTTGAGTTTCATTTATATAAAGATAAAATAATTTAAATGAGTAAATCATTAAGAGCCTTTTATAACATTCCACACGATAAGAGCGAATTGCTGGAGTTCGAAAGACTTGGCTTTCTCTTTGTCACTGTCGTTTTCTTTTTTACGAGTGCGCTTGTCTTTTTTGTTATTTTTCACAAATTCAACCTAGACTTATTTTATAAAAATATGAATTTGGGGATAGTTATGGTGTTTAATGGTGTTGCTTATTTGGCCTTTTCAAGAACGGCCCACTATTTTTCTAAAGAAGTCCTGAAAATTAAATCAATTATAGGGTTAGAAAAGATTAAAAGAAAATTCTGGAGCCATTATTTATTTATGATAGGAATTCCGTATTTAAGTTTAGCATTGTGGTTATACCTAGAGCATGATTTTTCATCTGCTGTGATAATGTTTTCAATTTTTATAGGCTCATTAATGTTAGCCTATATTGTTGATTGGAGAAAGTTTCAGAATTTAAAAGATAAGTATTCTACTTTCTTTGCGGAGTAAGAAGCCATCGAAATGCTTTTTTCTATTGTTCCTCATTCCGTCCTAGAGTATTAGATACCAAGTAATGAAAATTAAATTAGACCCAAAAACATATAAAGAGCTATGCGCTCAATTGAACAAAGAAGCTTCTCTCGCCAAAGAAGATAGCTATATCGACCCTAAAAACGGTCAGCTCATATCGACTTCATACTACCTTCAACATTTAAGAAAATGTTGCAAAGGTGGGTGCCGTCATTGTCCTTTTGGATTTAAAAAAAGATAGTTTCGGAAGTGTTGTCTATCTTTAATAAAATCAAGGAACTTTGGGTGAACCGATGTATTTCTGCTTTAAAGATGAATATTTCTTCGAGGCCATCACTTTATTGAGCGCCTTCTGCCATCGGACAATTTCCTCATCGGGGACATCTTTAGAGGTGACAATATAAAGTGAAGAGCTGATTAACTTCAAATTTGTTCGCGTTAGTGAATCCAAAGGCTGATTCATTTTCTTCAGCCAGAAACTCACTCCTAGCGGTGTTTCCCCAATTCCAAGCTCACAGCGCCCCAGAATGACTCTTAAATAAATGCTCTCAGGGCTCACGCCAGCATCAATATTGGTAAATCCATTGGCC contains:
- a CDS encoding RNA recognition motif domain-containing protein, translating into MSQKIYVGNLGYSIDDSALSEKFAEFGTVQSSKVIIDRDTNRSKGFAFVEMSSAIEADRAINALNGTEFGGRAMNVSEAKPMAPKSRY
- a CDS encoding DUF5522 domain-containing protein, coding for MKIKLDPKTYKELCAQLNKEASLAKEDSYIDPKNGQLISTSYYLQHLRKCCKGGCRHCPFGFKKR